gtaacacacagtaacacagtaacacacagtaacacagtaacacacacacagtaacacagtaacacacacagtaacacagtaacacacagtaacacagtaacacagtaacacacagtaacacagtaacacacagtaacacagtaacacacagtaacacacagggtaacacacagtaacacacagtaacacagtaacacagtaacacacagtaacacagtaacacacagtaacacagtaacacacagggtaacacacagtaacacacacacacagtaacacagtaacacacacacacacacagtaacacacacacagtaacacagtaacacacacacagtaacacagtaacacagtaacacacgcacacacacagtaacacagtaacacacacatacacacagtaacacacacagtaacacagtcaTGGCTACAGTGAAAAGCCTGACAttgtgtaaacaggaagtaaaaagaAGCTGGGTCTCAGTCTGAAGGTCTGTGGGTCCTCCATGTCCACAAGGGTCCTCTGGGACCATTGAGGTCCTCCTGGTCCAGGACTCAGGCTCTTCAGGAGGGAGGGGTCTGTCCTGCTGGCCTCAGTGTAAgaaggaaatgaaacacaagaCAAACTACTGCCATGTTTCAGTCCCAgccctcgtcctcctccagTGTTCTAGGGGGACATGTTCTCTTTTTACTCCCCCGTTGTTCAGTTCTGGTCACTTGTGACTGTGCAGGGTGGCACCTGGAAACCTCCTTTGGCCATGTAAAGTATTATGAATCCATATAAATCCATTAACCCGTCAGGATATCAAATATTCTGGACCTGAAACTGCAGCAGGTTCAACGAGGTGTGATACAGTATGTGAGCCCGCCGGGCCCGTTTACACCTGGTACATCACTGTGACCCGTCTGAACCCCCCTTCCACCACCGCTGACTACACCCCCCCGTCCACCCCACCCGTTTCCAGCTGTTTTCCTGTCATCGTCAGAGGGTGTTGTAGTCCTCCTGTCCATCTGCATCCCTGctgtgtcacttcctgtgcacAGCGTTaaacagcagacacatttcTAACCTCAGGCTGGATATGAGGGGGTTCGGGGGGGTCACCCCCCAGTGTTCCTCCACAagcactctctcctcctcctctctggacGTCTCAACCACTAGTGGAGGGACAATATGGAGGTCAGTACAGgtattcatgctccccagaggatcaGTTCTACTGACTGTGGAGATGCTGCCTCTCCTCCGGCTCTCAGCTCGCTGAGGTTGGCATTCAGTTTGGCCTCTCAGAGCCACAAGCATCACTGGATAAATTCAGAAAGCTAATTAGCCTGAGTTAAGCAGCCCTGCAGTGGGACACCCCGAGGGAACACGTGACCCAGGTCAGACAGCCTCAGCTCCGCCTCACGGCTAAATGTGATCACaagtcctcctcctcatcggtcctgacacacacacacacctctggaGGGATGTCCCTGTGCTGCAGGCTCTCACAGGCTGAGCACACTGACTGCCCTCCTCAGATTAGCAGACCCACAGTCTGCCAGGGGAATCTGGGTCAGAGCACACGGGCCGGGCTGTGGTGGGCCGCAGTGAGCGGaggagtgggggagggggagcTTTTTCCCTTGTGTGTCTATGAGCGCTCATGCGTGTACTTCCTGTTTATTCATCAGCTGTGACACCACCTCGTTCTCACAGCACAAACATGGGACTCCAAGATTTAACGGTAAAAACAATAGCAGAGTTCAGAAAAGGCCCATCAGCCTAAGATGCCACAGAGCAACCACAAGTTAGTCCGTCCTCCACCATATCATGTGAGATGAGCCGATCCCAGACAAGGACAACCCCCCCCATGCTCCTATTGCCTTATCTGGTTGTTGTGTCTCAGCTGGATGAGAACAAGGAAACAGGGTCTGCTGTGCTGCCGCTGTCCGACCCTCCTCCAGCCCAAAATCAGGTCAAGACTCCATCATCAGCTCTGTTCAGGGAGAACAATCTCCACTCATGTATTAATCTGCTCATTCTCCAATTGTTTGCTTCATGAAATGTCAGGACACAGTGGGAGGGCCCGTCACGTGTCCCCACAGCCCATGGCAACATGTTTAAACAGCTTTCATCCAAGTGTTTAGTTCATCAGCAGTAGAATCAGAAATACTTCACATTTGGTCAAGAAGTCCCACGACGTCCGTCTGTTGTCAGAATGACAAATCATGTTGATGTAACTGGTGCAGGCCTCGTGTCTGTTTCTGGATCACATGTTCACActctttcatcatcatcatcatcatcatcatcatgttccTTTGTATCAAAGTTCACTGACAGACACTCAAATGGAATTTTATACACAAAcgttttatttgattaaataaagCAACAATCTAATaagaacagaggagagggggTGTGAAGGGAGCAGCCGGTACAGAGGCCTATCAGTACACACAGAACATAACCCAAATAGTCAGAATATTGTGACGACTGCTCTGCATTCTTCAACCGAGGCTCGTCTGACCTCTGCCATTCCTCCCAGGGACACTCAACGACGACTCTACAATGCCCCTCCCTTTAGTTCTCCTAATCTCATGCTCattttcaatttattattttttttttttcattcagtagCACCAAACAGAGGCCCAACGTGCCGCTGCTGGACTCCGAAGAAAAACAGACTCATTCCTAAAACCAAGAGACGACAGTGGAGAGTGGCGGCTGAGGGAGCAGAAACGTGGAGGGGTTGTACATTAATATTTACAAGACATAGTCCAGCTCGTAGCGGACAAACATGTTCTTGTCGTCGTTGTAGACTTGTGGGTAGTGGGCGATGAGGGCGTCCTGTGAGCCGATGTAGATGGAGTTGTAAATCTTCCAGTAGACGTCTCGGACCTTCCTGGCAGGGTGGAACAGgccctggagagacagagaagatcATTTAGAACCCAAACGAATGCAAAGGCTCAGCAGGTAGAGCCCACCGCTCTACGGTCCCGTCCTGTCCCTCGTTAGCAACACATTCTCCTTCATTTCATCAGCTCCTGTGTCGACCGGACATCTCAACAGCAGGTCGGTGCAACTGGTTTTATAGCAGCAACTATAATTATGATTAGGTGCCAAACATAATGTCCATGTGTGACAAATGCTCAGAGTGACTTCTTCTGTCCAATCAAGACGCTACAAATGCAATTTGGTGGGTGTGCTCACCTGTAAGCAGTACTGCAGCATGCGGCAGGGCCCGATGGCGACCCTCAGCCCCTCCAGGGCGCCCATCACGGCCTGGATGACGTGAGGAGATGTCTCGAACACATTGGGCCACACGTAGTTCAGCAAGTGGTTGAGGGAGTCTTCGCAGCCAAACCCGTAGACGCCCAGAGACATGTGCTGCACCACGGCGCTGGCAGTCTGCCTGTGAACCAGgtctctgcaggaggaaacaagcacacacaggctCAGGGTGACTGCTGCCACTCCACGGGACAATAGAGACCAGTAGCTGACGTGCTCCCGCTCACCTGTCCATGAGCGCGTCCTCCAGCAGGGGGGTGACAGCGTAGATGTAGTCCTTGCCCATCTCTCCAATGTACTCGAACAGGAAGGAAAGCGACTTCAGCACCCCGTTCTGCACGTTGAGCTCAGGCACACGGTATTCGTTCATGAGTGCCGGCAGCACCGTGAAGGGTGAACAGGTCTCGGCAACAATGGCGATAGCCACAGTCGTGCAGACTCTGTTCTGACGCTCCTGGACCTTCAGGTTATTGAGCAGAGTGGCCAGGACGTCGTGGGGCCTGGGGGGTGGCAGGGTGTTAGttgacaaacaggaaacatcTGATTTAACATGTGAACATTGTTCTCCAAGCCTTTGAACATTTATTAACCATTTCACACTCATACCAGAGCGTGAGAGCGTGATGGAGAACCACTGACCACTACCACTTAGAGTGCACTGAATTAATGCTGCTGGTTCCCTGAGCAGAGACAACCAAATGAACATGAATCCAAAAAGATGGTGTTTGAAGGTCTCTCACCCAATGGCTTTGGCGATGTAACCAAATGTGTTGACAGTAGCTCTGCGGATGGCCTTTTTGTGAGCCTTGAGCAGCTCCAGTAGTTCAAAACAAATCCTCATCCACTCCCTGGCCGACACATACTCAGCTcccctgtaaaaaaaaaacaaagaacacacacacgatcagGATCAGGGCCCACGGTGCTCCCTGACCAGTCAGACCCACAGAGCTCCAGCCTGAGCGCTAACTCTACTGACCTGTCAGCTATCCTGCCCACCAGGTCGATGCAGTTCTCCTGCACCTTCTCATGTCTGTTCTTCAGGATGGGGGTCAAACGGGGAAGCAGGTCTTTGATTGGTGGGGTCATCTTGTGCATACCTGCAACCACAGGAAAATGACACGTTTCTTTTTCGAAGCTCTGACATCTCAATGAATGTAGAAGCAGAACAGGTTCATCATTAAAAACGATGGATGTACAAGcaccaaaaactgaaaatacagagatgaaaatgaaaatgtgacgtcatcatactgcaggccactgattggccagggagtgacgtcactggatgagtcatgagagcgactcgttcacaagaatcaaacccgctgttttttaaaaccctggaaacagaccgggcgcttttagagttttagagctaaaactgtgtgatggaaaagagccGTTTTCTGTGTAAGTAACCAGGCTGTCAGcagtctgctgcagctgataaaCGACAATTGGTGCTCTGACTAAAACATCCAGGGAAAGCTCCTCCTCAGCCCCTCACAacattaagacatttttaaagcaatagTGTGGCATTCCATGTGTTGTTACATCCCTGAAAAATGACAGTGATGTGTGAGACATACCGATAACATTTACAATGGCCTTCAGCGCTCCCAGGATGCTACCCAACACCTCAGGGTACTCTTCTCCCAGATACTCATACAGCACCACACCCAAGTGGCCCATCAGCTTCTCCTGCAGGGAGACGAGGACAACACGCTTTAGTTTCTACACTCAGGTATCTGTTGGGTCTTTGACCGTGTGTGGGTGTCTTCACAGTGTACCTCCTGGCACGTCTTCATCACCACAGCAGTACGTGAGATCAGGTCAGCGGCCTGCTGACGCACTTTGGCCGACTTGTTGTTGAGACGCCACAGTACCGTACCACAGATCTGAGGCAGGTAGGGTTTCACACGCTTCCCCAGGGCATTCACCACTGTGCCAAAACCATTCAGCATCACAGagtcctgcaggaggaggagaagggatgAGCTTAACAACAGGGGGCTTCCtacaccacaaacacatttcatcacagATGGACCAGACTCCAGTCTCACCTCTGTTGTCTGTTCCTGGAAGGCGTACAGGATGCCGTCAATCAACTGCTCCTCCAGCTTGTGGTCGATGTCTGCTGCGCCCAGGTTGCCCATGATCTTTTCAATGGTCTCCATCACCATCTTTCTGTATTGCTCGGCCTCGTCTTTCAGGTCATCAACTATGCGAGAAATGATCTCTGCTGCTCCCACTTTGTTTGCCAGCTCCACTGTGGTGTCCACCAACTGGTGGGGGAGAAACCCATGTGAGATGTACATTTTGATGTCTGTGCCCTAAACCAAGTGCTATTCTTTACATGCAAGTTGTTCTGACATagtttttggcattttggaTCATTagattgacacacacacatctgagatTCACATTATACAGCCCAGCAAGACAAGTCCTGTGGAAGTGTTCAACAAGAACGTCTGTGTTTGCTAACCTGTCTGTAGTTGCGTCTGTCCAGAGCCATCCTGTGCTGCCAGAAATGCTTGAAGAAGGGAGGCAGGATCTCAGTTTTAATGTAGTTGGCCTCCACACCATCAGTGCCACAACACTGCTTCACCACCTACGGGACAAAAAGTGCACGTCAGACTTGTGAGTGAGGACATCAACAAGGTTTCAGGGTTCCAGTGTTTCTTCGGTCAGTTCAGACAGAGAGCACACAGGCCAAACACTCCCAGGGTTTGTGGATGTCACCAACTGCTGCAGGGTGAGAACAGAGACGACACAGCCGCCCGCTCTGCTGCTTCTCGTGTCGGTGTTCATCTAGCGACGTGCTAGCCCTGACCCAACCAAGGTAGGGTTGAACAGGCGAGAATGAGTCGCAGAAAGTTTATGTCAAGGTTTACAGACACATGGGTGGGGCTAAAGACACTGAACACCAGAGCGGTCTTCCCCTCTCTTACCTTGAGCACAATCTTTTTCATCTCCTCATCGGGGGACTGGAACTCTCTGATGAGGATCAGCATCACCTCTCTGGTGTAGTAGTTGGCATACTCTGCATCCATCAGTGGGATCAGGTAACCAATAGCTTTCAGGAAAGCAGCCAGACCCTGGTaacaaagggggggggggggtaaattATGAATACAAACTCTGCTCAAAGATGGTACCTTGAAGACCCTGATGATAACTGTCTGATGCTCCCAGCAGTATTAATGGTCCACTATCTGACCTctactggcagcagcagctcctccatggAGACTTTATAGCAAGCAAATATTCACACTGTAGCCACACGCAGGCTTAGTGCTGGGTGTTGATCTTGCAATAAGCACTTTGTTCTTTCCTCCAAAAACTTCACAATATACCTttttgattttttccccctcaaaagGCAACTTACctttcctctgtgctgtctgaTTCCCTTCCACAGCGGCTTGAGGACAGAGTCAAAGGACTCAATACCGTAGGGTGTAGCAGCCTCAGCCAGGGCAGCTATAGCCAGGGCACTGATGGTCCTCACCTTCTGCTGCTCGTCCACCAGACCTGTAGCACCACACAGTTATGAGAGTCTTTTAGTGGATTGTAGAAATGGATGCAGAGTTAGAGCTATATTCAACACTAAAAACAATAATGTAAGTACAACAGCGTCAATGGCTTGCTCTGCTAGTACCAGAGGATTGCTTGAAAAATGGAAGATTAAGCAAATGTATCACACCTCTACGTGTGAAAATAAAACCCCAGAGTCTGCAATGAACTGCATTTGGCACTTAAAAAAGGTGGACAAGTCTATAAAGGCCTTTAGATGTGACCATGACTGACCGTGTTCAATAATCTCCACCAAGCTGCGCAGGTGGGGCAGAATGGCACAGCCCATGAGGATGGCAATCTGCTGCACGATCTTGATGCCCGTATGTCTGGCCTGCCAGGACTTTTTGCTTTTACACACGGCTTTGAGAAAGGGCAGGAGAGAGGGAATGCCGAGAGCAGACGCCACCACGGCGAAGGCTCGGGCTGTGGTGTTTCTGACATACTCGTCCATGTTGTCAATATCGGGTCGCATTGTGGAGATCATGGTAGCCAAACCGGCAGCctgggacagacagaggaaaaaacgTCAAACACTCGAGTCATCGCACAAGATCTCCAGACAGTTAGTCAGACAGTGATCACAGATTCTCTACTTTAATTACATACAAATGCATCATGTTGTGGACATGATGACACAGCAATACATCTCGTTCCACTATTTATTAAGCTATggtaacaaacaaaaaaggaagaTCTTGACACCTAAAATCTGCAGGATAATACAAGAGAACCCATGAGAGCAGCCGTCAGCAGTGGCATGCTCGCTCAGTGGAGCATCCGATTGTAACCAACGGGTGCAGGGTGAGAACAGATGAGGCACATAAGGCCCGTCTGCTAGCTCTCGTGTTGGTATTTATCTAGCGAACGACTAGCCCTGATCTGCCCACAGAGCGGCTGAACAGGCGAGAATAGTTCGCAGGAAGCAAAGTGTGCATTGTTAATGGATTTGGAGTAAAGTGCTCCACGTTACCTTGGCCAGGTTAGAGATGATTTCTCTGCCTTCCACTCTGGCATAGTAGTCCTCATCGATCAGCAGGGGCTCGATCACCACCAGGATctgaacacaacagcagcagtcagttgGGTCCTCACACACAGTCCACTACAGTAAGAGCAGACCTTTCACACCGAGCCTACCTTGTGTACGTATGGCCGAACCAGGTCATCCAGTTTGTAGAGAATGCGGTCAATCACTTtaaccagcaggtggcgctccTGGTCTTCCAGGGTGGGTGACATGAGCAATGGCAGGATCTGGTTGAAGAGGGGGCCTGCTCCAAACTCACGGGCCTTGTCTGTGATCTGACGCAGAGCAGCCTAAGacaagagagaggggaggatcGGTCAGTCCATCTGACTGAaatttctgtctgctgcttccAGCATGTCGTGATGGTCCACATGACGGCAGCTCCTCAGAGAGCAATTCTTTGGCGAGCAAATATTCAGGCTGTAGCCACACGCAGGCTCAGTGTTGGGTGCCCAGCTTGTGATTGGTACCATCCTTGTGCTTAATGCCACTGTAAGCCTCCTTGGTTCATTTACGAAAAGAGGAAACTTGGAGATGTGtatgttgttttaaaaatggacaTTGGAGACCAGTTGGGGGTTCAAAGTGAGGAAATAACAGCTACCAACCTTCCTCATGGGCGGTGTTCCATTTTTAATCTTTAGCAGCAGCTTCATgatcttcctttctttctgctCCTCGGGGCTCAGTGTggactcatccacctccacctaaaacacacagagcgGGCCAGTGGCACACGTGTTCAGCCTCAGACAGGACAAACATGCAGCTGGTGATCCGACAGGTGTCATACACATAACTTTGATGCTCACCAGAAGTTTGTCAAAATACTGGATGTCATCAGGTTTGAGGAAGGGGAGGTTTCCTGAGGGCTGGTCATTCATCTGTTTTGTGGTGCGGTCCTCTGCCTGCATGTGGAAGCCCGTCATGCCTCCAATGGGGGTGGGCGTGGCCGACAGCTTACGGGCAGGAGTACGGATGGGCACATAGCCTGCTGGTGGAGGCAAGACCTGTGGAGAAGAAGTACATAGTCAGTACTGGAGCCATTTGTTCAAATGACATCTACTTGTGCTTTTGCCACTAGAGGTAAATGCAGCTGGGGGCCACCGACCTTGTATCCTTCTGGGAACATGGCATCAAGCTCCTCGTCTGTCAGAGGCCGATTCCTCTCATCAATTTCCCTCTCCCACCTCCatgcctgcagctgctctggaGTCATGCTCATCAGGTGACCTGAAGACAACAGAAGACGAAGCTGATTTAAAAACCATCAGGGGGCTGCTATAATATACTACGGTCTGGATTTCAATTTGCTCCTGCAAATGTGGTTCCTTCTTTCCACGAGTCCCCAAATACAAACAAAG
This region of Pempheris klunzingeri isolate RE-2024b chromosome 10, fPemKlu1.hap1, whole genome shotgun sequence genomic DNA includes:
- the sf3b1 gene encoding splicing factor 3B subunit 1 isoform X2, which encodes MLEQNLSKEEREIRQQLAEKAKSGDLKAVNGSAATQAAAKRKRRWDQTADQTPSNATPKKMSSWDQADSSAETPGHTPAHTPSNSRWDETPGRPKGSETPGATPSTRMWDPTPSHTPAGAATPGRDTPGHATPGHGGATGSVRKNRWDETPKTERETPGHGSGWAETPRTDRGDESVGETPTPGASKRKSRWDETPASQMGSSTPLLTPGKTPIGTPAMNMATPTPGHLMSMTPEQLQAWRWEREIDERNRPLTDEELDAMFPEGYKVLPPPAGYVPIRTPARKLSATPTPIGGMTGFHMQAEDRTTKQMNDQPSGNLPFLKPDDIQYFDKLLVEVDESTLSPEEQKERKIMKLLLKIKNGTPPMRKAALRQITDKAREFGAGPLFNQILPLLMSPTLEDQERHLLVKVIDRILYKLDDLVRPYVHKILVVIEPLLIDEDYYARVEGREIISNLAKAAGLATMISTMRPDIDNMDEYVRNTTARAFAVVASALGIPSLLPFLKAVCKSKKSWQARHTGIKIVQQIAILMGCAILPHLRSLVEIIEHGLVDEQQKVRTISALAIAALAEAATPYGIESFDSVLKPLWKGIRQHRGKGLAAFLKAIGYLIPLMDAEYANYYTREVMLILIREFQSPDEEMKKIVLKVVKQCCGTDGVEANYIKTEILPPFFKHFWQHRMALDRRNYRQLVDTTVELANKVGAAEIISRIVDDLKDEAEQYRKMVMETIEKIMGNLGAADIDHKLEEQLIDGILYAFQEQTTEDSVMLNGFGTVVNALGKRVKPYLPQICGTVLWRLNNKSAKVRQQAADLISRTAVVMKTCQEEKLMGHLGVVLYEYLGEEYPEVLGSILGALKAIVNVIGMHKMTPPIKDLLPRLTPILKNRHEKVQENCIDLVGRIADRGAEYVSAREWMRICFELLELLKAHKKAIRRATVNTFGYIAKAIGPHDVLATLLNNLKVQERQNRVCTTVAIAIVAETCSPFTVLPALMNEYRVPELNVQNGVLKSLSFLFEYIGEMGKDYIYAVTPLLEDALMDRDLVHRQTASAVVQHMSLGVYGFGCEDSLNHLLNYVWPNVFETSPHVIQAVMGALEGLRVAIGPCRMLQYCLQGLFHPARKVRDVYWKIYNSIYIGSQDALIAHYPQVYNDDKNMFVRYELDYVL
- the sf3b1 gene encoding splicing factor 3B subunit 1 isoform X1; the protein is MAKIAKTHEDIEAQILEIQGMKATLLEEGDQGVGLDSTGFYDQEIYGGSDSRFAGYVTSIAANEQEDDDEEDSTTSLLGQKKPGYHAPVAILNAIPQSDEQYDPFAEHRPQKIAEREDEYKARRRQMIISPERLDPFADGGKTPDPKLQVRSYVDVMLEQNLSKEEREIRQQLAEKAKSGDLKAVNGSAATQAAAKRKRRWDQTADQTPSNATPKKMSSWDQADSSAETPGHTPAHTPSNSRWDETPGRPKGSETPGATPSTRMWDPTPSHTPAGAATPGRDTPGHATPGHGGATGSVRKNRWDETPKTERETPGHGSGWAETPRTDRGDESVGETPTPGASKRKSRWDETPASQMGSSTPLLTPGKTPIGTPAMNMATPTPGHLMSMTPEQLQAWRWEREIDERNRPLTDEELDAMFPEGYKVLPPPAGYVPIRTPARKLSATPTPIGGMTGFHMQAEDRTTKQMNDQPSGNLPFLKPDDIQYFDKLLVEVDESTLSPEEQKERKIMKLLLKIKNGTPPMRKAALRQITDKAREFGAGPLFNQILPLLMSPTLEDQERHLLVKVIDRILYKLDDLVRPYVHKILVVIEPLLIDEDYYARVEGREIISNLAKAAGLATMISTMRPDIDNMDEYVRNTTARAFAVVASALGIPSLLPFLKAVCKSKKSWQARHTGIKIVQQIAILMGCAILPHLRSLVEIIEHGLVDEQQKVRTISALAIAALAEAATPYGIESFDSVLKPLWKGIRQHRGKGLAAFLKAIGYLIPLMDAEYANYYTREVMLILIREFQSPDEEMKKIVLKVVKQCCGTDGVEANYIKTEILPPFFKHFWQHRMALDRRNYRQLVDTTVELANKVGAAEIISRIVDDLKDEAEQYRKMVMETIEKIMGNLGAADIDHKLEEQLIDGILYAFQEQTTEDSVMLNGFGTVVNALGKRVKPYLPQICGTVLWRLNNKSAKVRQQAADLISRTAVVMKTCQEEKLMGHLGVVLYEYLGEEYPEVLGSILGALKAIVNVIGMHKMTPPIKDLLPRLTPILKNRHEKVQENCIDLVGRIADRGAEYVSAREWMRICFELLELLKAHKKAIRRATVNTFGYIAKAIGPHDVLATLLNNLKVQERQNRVCTTVAIAIVAETCSPFTVLPALMNEYRVPELNVQNGVLKSLSFLFEYIGEMGKDYIYAVTPLLEDALMDRDLVHRQTASAVVQHMSLGVYGFGCEDSLNHLLNYVWPNVFETSPHVIQAVMGALEGLRVAIGPCRMLQYCLQGLFHPARKVRDVYWKIYNSIYIGSQDALIAHYPQVYNDDKNMFVRYELDYVL